The window CTCCGGGGGTACGCCGTCCGCCGCCCCGACCGGTGTCAGCACGGTGACCGGCTCGCCGTGCACGTCGACGACCACCGTCCATCGGCCGGGCGCCGGACCGGCCGGATCACGGGCGACGACGTACGGGCTGGTCGCCCGATCCCGGAGACGAAGGGTCACTGCGGGGGTCCTTCCTGGATGGGTACACCGATCAGTACGTGCGGCGACCAGACCTCCGGCCGCGCGTAGAACCGCCGCTGCGGGAACCGGGCGGCGAACCGGCGTTGCGTCTCGGCCACCGGCGCGAGTGCCGGACGGCCGTCGAGGTAGTCGAGCAGCTGCGCGCCGGTGAGGTCGCGAAGCCACCGCTGTGCCCCGCCCAACGCCTCGTCCGCGGGTTTGCCGTCGTCGAAGAGCAGCTCGTAGAACCGGGTGTTGAGCAGCGCGGACGGCAGATCCCCGGCCGGCCACAGGGTGCCGACGAAACAGGGGACGCCGGCGGTGAGGAACCCGGCGGGCAGCCCGACGAACTCGTCCGGGTTGCGGGCCGTCTCCACGGTGGCGGTCTGACAGGCCGACGCGACCACCAGCCGGAGCCGATGCGGACGGCGGGCCGGGTCGGCGGCGAGCAGGTCGACCAGCGCCAGTCGGGCGCCGCCGCCGAGGACCAGATGCGACTGGAGCGGCCGGTCGACGAGGGAGACACCGTGACAGGCGAAGTGGACGTGGGTGGCGTCGGTGAGCGCGTCGAGCACCTCGGCGGCGGAACCGGTGACCGGCGGGCCCACGCCGGTGTGTTCCAGCATCATCCGCGCCTCGTAGTCCGCCGCCGGCAGCCCGGAACCCGGATCGACCACCGCCACACCGTGCCGTGCGTGGCCGGTGCGCTGCTCGGCGATCCGGTGGACGGCGTCGCGCACGGTCCGCGACGGCGCGTAACCGACCGCGAAGTCGTCGATCAGGCAGCGGCCGTCTCGGTAGGGCGCCGCATGCAGCGGAAGGGCGCAGAACAACCCGACCGGGATGAGCGTGACCCGGGTGGCGCCGGCCGTCCGCAGTAGTTCGGCGAGCGGGCCGACGACGTGCCGCCCCAGTACGGCCAGGCACTCGTCGAGCGCGTCGAACCGGCCCGCCGTCAACCCCGACCCGTGGACGTACCGGCGCAGCATCGCCTCGTCGAAACCGGGACAGCGCACGCTTCGCACGCCGTCCGGGCCGGTCGACAGCAGCACCGATTCGTCCTCGGCGGCCATCACGTAGACGGTGGCGTGCCCGGGTCGCTCCGGCCGTACGCCGCCGGTCTGCGGCAACGCCGCCCGGGCGGTCCGGAAGGCGGTGGTGGTGCGGCGCAGCTCCACCCGGACCGCCTGCTCGGCATCGCGCAGGAACACGTCGTCGGAGCCGCCGGTGCCGGCCCGGTCGGCCAGACGCGCGGCCGCCGCCTCGGCCGCCGCCAGTTCCCGGGCCGCCTCCCGGTAGGCGGCATACGCCTCGGGCGCCCGCACACCGGCCGCGGCCGGCGCGGTCGGGTCCCGGTCCATCGCGTCACCGAGCAGGCGGACCCGGCCGGCTTCCAGGGCTTCCACGGCCGCCGCCGGATCGCCCGCGCGGACCAGCACGTAGGCGGTCCGGACCGGCAGCCCGGCAGCCCGGGCCAGCGCCTGCTCCCGGCTCTGGCGCAGCAGGCCGGAGTCGTACATCCGGTCGCGGACCTCCAGCGCCTCCCGCAACGGGGCCACCGCCTCCGCCCACCGGCCCCGGGTCACCAGGACCTCACCCAGTTCCTGTGCCGTCCAGAGCACGTCCTGCGCGCGGCCGCCGTCGCGCAGCAGCGGCAACGCCCGGGTCAGCAACTGCTCGGCCTCGGCGACGGCGACAGCGCCGCCGTCGTGGCGGTGCAGGGTCTCGGCCAGCAGCCTGGTCGTCTGAGCCCACTCGATCGGCGCCTGATCCGGTGGGCGGATCGCGAGCGCGTCGCGCATGCAGGCGATCGCCCGTACCAGATGGGTGGTGTCGCCGGTCTCGACGGCGAGTTCCCGGTGGGCCAGGCTCGCGTTGTGCTGGACGGCGGCCCATTCGTGCGGGTGGGTCTCGCGGGTGAGGACCTCGGTGGCCTCGGCGAACCGGACCAGGGCCTCGGCCGGTGGCAGCAGACCGGCCAGGGCGCGGACCCGCTGGGCCCACCGCATCGGGTGGACCTGTCGGGGCACCGCCGCGATGGCGGCCCGTAGGAGTTCGATCTCGGTGTCGCGGTGCCCGGCGATGTCCCGGTACGCCTGGGCCAGCATCCCGGCCAGCCACGCCCAGTTCTCCGGGTCGGCGGTGCGATCGACGTCGCGCCGAGCCCGGTTCAATAGATCCACCGCCTCAGCGACGTGTTCGTCATGGTCACCGTCGGTACGTTCGAGCAGCACCCGGGCCAGATGCCCGTGCAGGTTCGCCCATTCGCGGCCCATCCCGGTCCGCCCGGCCCGGTCGATCGCCTCGCGCAGCACCGCGTCCGCCTCGGCCCACTCCCGGCCGTGGGCGAGTTCCCGACCGAGGTTGCCGGACGTCTGCACCCACAGCCGATCGTCGCCGTGGGCCGCGGCGTGCCCGCGAGCGGAGCGGGCCAGATCGAGTAACCGCCGCCGGTCCTGCGGGCGGCCGGTCCGCTCGGCGACGTGGGTCAGCGCGTGCCCGAAGTTGGTTTCGACGACGGTCTGCAGCTCCGGATCGTCGAGGTCGGCCACCTCGGCCCGGAGCCGTTCCAACTCGGTGAACGCCGTCGTCAGCGCCGCGTCGTCGCCCCGATGGGAGCGCTGCAGCAGGGCCGTGGCGTGGCTGGTACGCAGGTTCAGCAGCGGGCGGGCGCCGATGCCGTCCGGCGGGTCGGCGACCGCCGCGGCCAGCATCGCCACCGCCTCGTCCACCGGCCGGGGATCGGTGCCGGGGTAGTCGCGGAACAACAGAGCGGCGAGCGCCGCGACGGTCGTCGCCCAGCCGTCCGGGTCGGCGGTACGGGTCCGGACGGTCAGCGCCCGCTCGAAGGCGGCCCGGGCCGCGTCCAGCTCGGCCAGGTCCCGGGAGTCGGCCAGCAGGGTGTGGCCCAGTGCCGTGTTGTGCTGGGCGTCGGCCCAGAGATCCGGCGCCGTCTGCCGGTGACGGTCCAGTTCGGCGTACCGACGGATCGCCTCGGCCACGTCGAGCCGGCTCGCCGGACGGGCGATCAACTCGTTGGCGAGCCCGAAGGTGAGCAGGTCACGAACCGGCACGAGGTTGCCGGCCCGCCACTCGACGGCCAGATCGTCGTCCTCGTCGCGGAAGGCGAGCAACGCCTCGATCAGCAGATCACGCCGGGCGTCCGGACTCACCGGCCGGCCCTCGTCCAGCGGATCCCGGCCGGCCATCATCAGCAGCGCCGTCCCGACGGCCGGCGGCAGGGCCCGACCGGTCGGCTGCTGCGCCGGTGCCGCCGCCGGCGGTTCGGGCGGCAGCACCCGATCGGTGCCGAACTCGCGGCATTTACGCAGCAGCACCAGACAGTGCCGGGCCTGCGCCGCCATCTCCGGCCCGGCGTCCTGCGCGGCCTGTTCGATGGTGTGCTGCAGCATCCGGTCGGCCTCGTCGGTGAGCAGCACCGGATGGGCCAGCACGACCTCCCGCCGGGTGGCGGTGTCGGACGCCTGCAGCAGGGCGGTGAGCGCGGCGATCAGCTGCCGGCCCCGGCGCTGATCGACCAGATCGGCCAGCCACGCCCGGTAGTGCTGCATGTCGGCGGTGAAGGCCTGGAAGGTGCCGGCGACCAGCGCGTCGGCGTCGGCCTCGAGGTCGCGATCGACCGCCGACGGCAGCAGACGGTACGGCAGGATCTGCACGTCCTGCTGGTGCTGGGACTCCGGTGGCTCGTTGCGGCGCAGCAGCATCAGCGCCATCTGGAACTGCTGGATCATCCGGTCCTGCGGCACGTCGACCGCGGTCGCGAAGATCAGCGGCGGCCGCAGCCCGGGCCGACGGATCAGCAGGCTCGGGTACCCGTCGACGACGACCCGGTTGCGGCATCCGGCGCACCGCGGTGTCGTGGCGGCGCCGGAGGCGATGAGGCGGGCCAGGTCGGGCCGCTCGCGGATGTCGACGGCCAGCCAGATCTCGTGCCGCCCACGATGTCCGCAGCCGGCACACCGGTAGTCGAACTCCTGTGCGTAACTGGGCATACGGCAGCCCGCCTCCGGCCTCGTGGCATCAGCAGGGGTCGATTCTTCCCTACCGCCGGGATCCGCGGGGGGCGGTCAACGGCCCATGCTCTCCAGCGAGGCGATCCGGCGTACCGGAGAGGCCAGCAGCCAGAAGGCGGCGCAGACGCCGGCAAGTCCGGCGACGGCGAGGGTGGGCCGCAGGCCGATGGCGGTGCCCAGCCAGCCGCCGATCAGCGCGCCGAGCGGCCGGATGCCGTAGTTGACCGTGCTGTACGCGCCCGCGATGCGACCGCGCGCGTGGTCCGGGGTGACCTTGGTGATCAGGGCGTTCAGGTTGATGTCCATCAGCATCACGCCGACGCTGGAGACGAACTCGGCCGCCGCCAGCAGCGCGATCTTCGCGGTGACCGGCCCGTCGGCCAGCGCCATCAGAACCAGCGGGGCCGGGAACAGGATCACCCCGACGATCGCGGTACGGCCCAGGCCGATCATCCGGGTCACCCGAGGGGCCAGGGCCGCACCGGCCAGCCCGCCGAACGCTCCGGCGCCGAACGCGATGCCGATGGCACCCGCGGACAGGCCGAGTTCCCGGCTGGCGAACAGGATGAGCAGCGTGTTCGCGATGAACGTGCAGAAGTTGACGGTGGTGGTGCAGCCCAGCGCGGCCCGCAGCACCCGGTCGCGCAGCAGCAGTGTCAGGCCCTCCCGGATGCGCCGCGCCGTGGATCCGGTCGCCGTCGGCGGCTCCGCGGGCGGGGCCGGCTCGGGGATACGCCGTAGCAGTACCGCCGAGGCGACGAACGAGAGCGCGTCGGCGACCAGCGCGATCGGGGCGGTCAGGACCTGGACGAGGGCGCCGCCGACGGCCGGACCGGCCACGAACGACGCGGCGCGGCTCAGACTCAGCTTGCTGTTGGCGTCCACGTAGGCCTCGCTCGGGACCAGCGAGACGAAGAACGAGGGGTACGCCATCCCGAACAGCACCGCCCCGACCCCGGTGAGCACCGCCACGGCGAACAGCTGCGGCAGGGTGACCAGGTCGAACAGGTAGGCGGCGGGCAGGCTGACCAGAACCGCCGCGCGCAGCAGGTCCGCGACGATCATCAGGCGCCGCTTGTCGGAGCGGCGGTCGACCCAAGCGCCGACGAAGACCCCGAACAGGTACGGCAGCCAGATCAGGGCGGTCAGCACGCCGACCTCGCCCGGTGTCGCGGCGAGCATGGTCACCGCCAGCAGCGGCAGGGCGATCTCAGTGATCCGGTCGCCGAACTGGGAGATCGTCTGCGCGTACCAGAATCCGCGGAAGCGACCGCTCGACCAGGCGGTGACGGTGGTGGCGGGGGCGGTCACGGCGAGTCCTCGTTCTCGGGCAGGGCGAATCGCAGGAGCCGTACGCCGCGGGCGTCGGCCGGGCGGTCGGCGGCGGCACGGCGCGCATACGGGGCGATCAGCCTTTCGATCGCGTCCTGCAGCTGCTCCAGCTCGTCGGCGGTGACGACGAACCGGGTGTCGGCGAGACCACCCAACCGCCGCCACGGCTCGTCCAGATGCGGCTCGACGTCCATCAGCCACTGCTGCGGGTACTCGGCGGCGCGGGCGAACATGACGCTCTGCAGCATGCGGGCCGCGTCCTGTCCCTCGGCGTCCTCGGGGACCGTGAAGCGGAAGCCCTTGGCGGCGGCCTGCCACCAGCGCTCGCGTTTGCCGGGGGCGCCGTCCCAGTCGACGAGCAGACCGAACGACGCGAGGTGCCGGGCGTGCCAGCTGACCACCGAAGGGGTGGCGCCGACGTGGGCGGACAGTTGGGTGGCGGTGGCCGGGCCGTGGCGTTGCAGCCGGTTCAGGATGGCGAGGCGCACGGGGTGGGCCAGCGCTCGCAGTGCCTGGGGGTCACTGATCTCCAGGTCCCCGAGCGGATTAGTGAGAGACATGTTTCGAGAGTATCCTTTCACATCGATTCGTCAAGCAGATCGATCGGGCGCCTCCGCGCTGGGCGGCCGGGGCTCGACGCCTCTCTCGTGGATCGGGCGCGCCACAGCCCGTACGGCATCCTAGGAACCTGGAATGCAACCTGCGGTAACGTCACCGGAATGCGGATCCGGCTGGGGCGTCCCGATCTCGGTGTCCATGCCGGGCGTTTCGACGTTCCGGCGGCGGCCGGGGCGTTCGGCGTGACGTTCTTCGGGGTGTCGGGGCTGCTGTTCGCCGACGGGACGGACGCGGTGATGACCGACGGATTCTTCTCCCGGCCGTCGCCGGCGCGGGTCGGTCTCGGCCGGATCGCCCCCGACGAACGCCGGATCGCGACCGGCCTGGAGCGGCTGGGACCGCACGCCGCGCCGCTGCGGGCGGTCATGGCGGTGCACACGCACTTCGATCACGTGCTGGACTCCCCCACGGTGGCCCGGCGAACCGGTGCGGCCCTGGTCGGCGGTGAGTCCGCGGCGAACGTCGGACGGGGCGCCGGGCTGCCCGAGGACCGCATCCACGTGGTGACCCCGGGCTCACCACGGCGGTACGGGACATTCGCGGTGACCTTCGTGGAGTCCGAACACTGTCCGCCGGACCGTTTTCCGGGCGTGATCGGCGCGCCGCTGCGGCCGCCGGTGCGAGCGGCGGCGTACCGGTGCGGTGAGGCCTGGTCGATCCTGGTCGGGCACGACAGCGGGCGGACGGCGCTGGTGCAGGGCAGCGCCGGGTTCGTGCCGGGAGCGCTCGACGGGCGCAGCGCGGAGGTCGTGTTCCTGGGCGTCGGCGGGCTGGGTGCCTCCGGCGAGGCCTACATTCGGGAGTATTGGCTGCACACGGTACGCGCGGTGGGCGCCCGCCGGGTGGTGCTGATCCACTGGGACGACTTCTTCCGTCCGTTGGACCGGCCGCTGCGGGCGCTGCCGTACGCCGCCGACGACCTCGACCTGAGCATCCGGGTGCTCGGTGACCTGGCCGGACGAGACCGGATCGGCCTGCATCTGCCCAGCCTGTGGCGGCGCGAGGACCCCTGGGAGGCGGCGTGCGGTTCGAACCGCCGGAGTACCTGACCGCGGGGTGATCCGACACGGTTCGACCGGGTCCCGGCGGCGATCGCGGAGTTCGAGGCGACGATCATGTGTTCGGCGTCTCCTGTCACCGGATCGCTTGCATAACCCCTAAATTCTAGCGAAACTATAGAGTATGGCTCTGAAGTTCCACTGGTTCCTGCCCACCAACGGCGGCGACGGACGGCATGTCGTCGGCGGCGGTCACGGCGTCTCGGCCGGCACCTCCGGCCGTCCCGCCGACGTCGCCTACCTGACCCAGGTCGCCCGTGCCGCCGAGGACAACGGTTTCGCCGCCGCGCTCACCCCCACCGGCGCCTGGTGCGAGGACGCGTGGCTGAGCACGGCGATGCTCAGCCAGACCACCCGGCGACTGAATTTCCTGGTCGCGTTCCGACCCGGCCTGATCTCACCGTTCCTGGCGGCGCAGATGGCCGGCACCTTCCAGAACCTGACCGAGGGCCGCCTGCTGCTCAACGTGGTCACCGGCGGTGAGAGCCACGAGCAGCGGATGTACGGCGACCACCTGGACAAGGACGCCCGCTACGCCAGGTGCGACGAGTTCCTGGAGATCGTGCGCCGGTTGTGGGCCGGTGAGACCGTCAACTTCCAGGGCGAGCATCTGCACGTCGAGGCGGCCACGCTCGGGCAGATCCCGGATCCGGTCCCGGAGATCTACTTCGGCGGCTCCTCCCCCGCCGCGGGCGTCGTCGCGGCCAAGCACGCCGACGTCTACCTGACCTGGGGCGAGCCGCCGGCCGCGGTGGCCGAGAAGATCGCGTGGATCCGCGGGCTCGCCGCCGAGCAGGGCCGGAGCATCCGGTTCGGCATCCGGATGCACACCATCACCCGCGACACCGCCGAGGAGGCCTGGGCCGAGGCGGACCGCCTGCTGGCCGGCATCGACCCGGCCACGATCGCCAAGGTGCAGCAGGGGCTGCGGCAGTCCGAGTCGGAGGGCCAGCGGCGGATGCTCGACCTGCACCACGGCCGCACCGACGAGTTGGAGATCTATCCCAACGTCTGGGCCGGGGTCGGCCTGGTCCGCGGCGGCGCCGGCACCGCGCTGGTCGGCAGCCACGAGCAGGTCGCCGACCGGATCGCCGAGTACGCGTCGCTGGGCATCGAGGAGTTCGTGCTCTCCGCCTACCCGCACCTGGAGGGCGCCTACTGGTTCGGCGAGGGCGTGCTGCCCCTCCTCGCCGAACGCGGCCTGTGGAAGGACGAGCGACCACGACGGCGTCAGAGCGCGACGTCGCCGTTCGTCACCGCCGGACTCGCGACTCGCCGATGAGCACTTTCACCACCAATCAAGACCTTGATCCGGTACGGCTACGTCAAGCGTTCGGAGTCTTCCCCAGTGGTGTGGTGGCCGTGGCGGCGTCGGTCGACGGGACCCTGGTCGGTCTGGCCGCGAGCTCGTTCACCTCGGTGAGCCTCGACCCGCCGCTGGTGTCGGTGTCGATCGCGAACACCTCGAAGACCTGGCCCGACCTGCGCCGCGCCGAGCACCTCGGAGTGACCGTCCTGGCCGCCCACCACGGCGAGCTGTGCCGGCGGCTGGCCGGTCCGGTCGAGCACCGGTTCGACGAGGCCGCGGTCTCGGTCACCGGCACCGGGGCGGTCACCGTCGATGACGGGCTGGCCCGGTTCGACTGCTCGATCTACCGCGAGGTGGAGGCCGGCGACCACACCGTCGTACTGCTGCGACTGCACGCCGTCGAGCACAGCACCGACCAGTCCGGTGGACCGCTGGTGTTCCACAGGTCCGGTTTCGGGAGGCTCACCCCGGGCTGAGGATTTGGCTTAGTGGTGGCCGTCACATGCCGAAGATCTCAGTGTGATGGGTTTGAACCGGCTGAGCATCAAACTGCGGCTGATCATCTGCGTACTGCTGATCACCGGGGTGTCGCTCGTGCTCGTCGCCACCGTCATCACCAGGCGCAACCTCTCCGAGGCGCGGGACACCGGTTTCGAGCTGGCCCAGGAGATCGGTGTCCGCAACGCGGCCGAACTGCAGGTACAGCTGATGACCGCGCTCGGCAGCGCCCGCGACCTGAGCGGGATGATGGCCACCGAGGCGGCCTCCGGTGGCAGCCGCGCCACGGCCAACGGCATGCTGCGGACGCTGCTCGACCGGCACCCCCGCTACTTCGGGACATGGGTGGCGTGGGAGCCGGACGCGTTCGACGGCCGGGACGCCCGGTTCCGGGGCAGCGACGCCCGGCACGACGCCACCGGCCGGTTCGTGCCGTACTGGTACCGCGACGGAGACGCGATCAAGTCGATGGCCCTGACCTCGTACACCGAGCCGGGCGACGGCGACTACTACCTGATCGCCCAGACATCCGGCAAGGAGAAGGTCCTCGAGCCGTACGCGTACGCGATCGGTGACAAGTCGGTGCTGATGACCTCGCTGGCCGTACCGATCCTCACCGGCCAGAAGTCCGTCGGGGTGGCGGGCATCGACATCACCCTGGACGCGGTCGCCGCCGCTCTCGCCAAGATCAAACCGTTCGGCACCGGCGACGCGATCCTGGTCAGCGCAGGTGGGCTGCTGGTCGGTGGCGGTGACCCGGCCCAGGCCGGACAGCCCACCGACCCGGCCGTGGCCGAACTGGCCGCGAACGCCGTCGAGCAGGGCACGCCCGTCCGGCGGCTGATCACCGGCGACGACGAGCGGGTGCAGATCGCCGCGCCGCTCACGCTCGGTGAGACCGACACGTGGTCGCTGATCGTCACCGTGCCGACCGCGACGATCCTGGAGGCCGCGAACAACTCGATGATGATCAGCCTGTGGATCACCGGAGCGGTGCTGCTCATCGCCGCGCTGATCGCCCTGGTGGTGGCTCGCGGTGTGGTCCGGCCGATCGAACGGCTCCGGGACCGGATGGCGGAGATCGCCGATGGTGACGGCGATCTGACCCAGCGGGCCACCGTGCGCGGTGACGACGAGGCCGGGCGGCTGGCGGCGGCGTTCAACAGATTCGTGGAGAAGGTGGCCGGCACGGTCCGCGGGATCGCCGGGTCCGCCGCCGAGGTGCAGGCCGCCGCCGACCGGCTCGCCGACGACACCCGGCAGCTCAGCTCGAACGTCGTGCACGTCTCCGACAACCTGGGCACCGCGGCCGAGGCCACCCAGACCGTCAACCAGAGCGTGCAGTCGGTCGCCGCCGGTGCCGAGGAGATGAACGCGGCCATCGCCGAGATCGCCGGCAGCGCCGCACAGGCCGCACAGGTCGCCAACGACGCCCGTACCGTCGCCGAGAGCACCAACAGCCAGGTCGCGCAGCTCGGCACGGCGACCGAGGAGATCGGCGACGTGGTCCGGCTGATCACCAGCATCGCCGAGCAGACCAACCTGCTCGCCCTCAACGCCACCATCGAAGCCGCCCGCGCCGGCGAGATGGGTAAGGGCTTCGCCGTCGTCGCCGGCGAGGTCAAGGAGCTGTCCCAGCAGACCGCGCAGGCCACCGAGCAGATCACCGCCCGGATCACCGCGATCCAGGCGATCAGCACCTCCGCGGCCACCGCGATCAACCAGATCGTGCAGGTCATCTCCACGATCGGCGACTACACGACATCGATCGCGTCGGCCGTCGAGGAACAGACCGCCACCACCCAGGAGATGAGCCGCAGCGTCTCCGAGGCGGCCGGCAACACCGGCCTGGTCACCGGCGCGATCTCGGACGTGGCCGACTCGGCCCGGGACGCCTCGGTCAACGCACGCAGCGGCCAGGAGGCGGTCGCCGACCTGAACCGGCTGGCCGGTGAGATGACGGCGATCGTCAACAACTTCCGGTACTGAGCCGGCGTCCCGCCTTCACCCGGTACGGGTGATCCGCGATCGGCCGTCCGGCTGCGACCGTGGCCGCCATGAACGGATGGCTGATGTGGGGACTGATCCTTCCGCTGCTGCTGGTGGTCGCGGGCATCGTCGTGCTGCTACGCAAGCGCAACGGCCGCTGACATGCGGGCCCGGGCGGGTGCCCTGGTGGTCGTCGTGCTGTTCGCGGCCACCGGGTGCGGCGACGCCGACGACGACCGGCGGCTGACGAACAAGCAGGAGGCGCTGGTCGAGGCACAGGCGGAACTCGCCGAGCAGGTCGCCGCGTTCTGCGGGGCCGGCAGCTCGTACGTGACGGCGCTGGACCGCTACGGCGATCTGATGAACGCGACCGCGACGACGGTCGGTGACGTGAAGGACGCGGGCGCCGACCTGGCCGAGCCACGCGGTGACGTGGCCGACGCCGCCGAGGGGGTGGCTCGCGCCCGGGACGCGGTGACGGTGGCCGAGAAGGAACTGGCCGAAGCCCGTGCCGGGGCGTCGCTGTCACCTGCCGCGTCGCCGTTGAACACCCCCTCGGTCCAGGCGTCGGTCTCCGGCACCGCGGTCAGCCGGGTGCGGCAGGCCGATACCGATTTCACCGCCGCCCAGCAGGGCATCACCGACAAGACCCCGCTCCGGCAGGCGTCCGAACAGTTCAACGCGGCCGCCGTCGCGCTGGAGATGTCGTGGCTGAGCCTGCTCACCGAGGGCGGCTGCCTCAGTGAGGACCAGCGCGGCCGGGCCCGCGACTACACCCTGGCCGTGCAGAAGTCGCTGGCCCAGGCCGGCTACTACCAGAAAGAGGTGGACGGGGTGTACGGGCCGACGACCGTCGCCGCCGTCCAGGAGCTCCAGAAGGCCCACGGTCTGCCGGTCACCGGAACCGTCGACAAGGCCACCGACGCCGCCCTGCAGGACGACCTGCGGGCCAAGGGCGGTGCCGCCGCCGACGAGGTGATCGCCTCCACCGCGGCCGTGCAGCAGACGCTCAAGCTGGCCGGATTCTGGGACGGCCCGGTCGACGGCAGGTGGACCGATGAGCTCACGTCGGCGGTGATGAGGTTCCAGGAGTCCCTGGGTGTCGAGCCGACCGGCGCGGTGGACGCGGCCACGGTCGCCGCCGTCGAGAAGGCTCTCGCTTCGCCGTCGCCGTCATCACCGGCTGTGTCACGGTCCTGACGGGACCGGGCGGCCCAGTTCTGTCAGCTCGCCGTCGAGGAGTTCGGCCAGCCGGGCATAGCGGTCCGGGTGCGCCTCGCGAGTGATCCGGCGGCTCGGCATCTCCACGGTCATCAGCAGGTACAGGTGCAGCCGGTACAGGCTGAACCGACGCAGCACCGAGGCGTCGAAGCGGACGCCGCCGTAACCGCGGACGAACGGGTGATCCGGTTCGTCCTCGATGCGCCGGAACAGGGCGGCCGAGGTGAAGTCGAGCAGCGGGTCGCCGTAGAGGAACCGTTCGCCGTCGACGAAACCACTGAGCCGGCCGTCGGCGACCAGCAGGTTGCCGTCCCATCCGTCGAAGTGCAGCAGCGCGGGCCGACGGACCGTGTCGAGCAGCCGGTCGTGCCTGGTCACCAACTCGCGGATGCGTTCCGCCGGGGCGGGCAGCGGCACGTCCCAGTCGACGGCGTCGTCGAGCAGCTCGTCGATCATCGCGGTGAACGCGGCCGACCACGTGTCGGCACCGGTCCGGCCGGCGTCGTAGCCGAACCGGTCGCCGGTCAGCCGATGCACCCGGGCCAGCGCGGCCCCGAAGTCGGCCCGCACCGGCGCGTCGTCGAAGTCGTCGGACGCGTAGGCGAGGTTGGTGCCGGGCAGGCGTCCGGTGACGAGCAGGTCCGGGCCGGTGTGGAGCACCCGCGGCACCGGCACCTCGGGAGCCTCGGCGGCCAGTCGCAGCAGGTAGCGACCCTCGGCGGCGATCAGGTCACGTTCGTAGCGCAGCAGTTTCGCCTCCGGCCGAGGCCCCACCTTGACCACCACGTCGGTGCCGTCGTCGAGGCGCGCTGCCCAGACCGTCGCGAAGCCACCCCCGAAGAGCGGTTCACAGTCGGCGACGGTACGGCCGGGAAGCGCG of the Actinoplanes sichuanensis genome contains:
- a CDS encoding CHAT domain-containing protein — its product is MPSYAQEFDYRCAGCGHRGRHEIWLAVDIRERPDLARLIASGAATTPRCAGCRNRVVVDGYPSLLIRRPGLRPPLIFATAVDVPQDRMIQQFQMALMLLRRNEPPESQHQQDVQILPYRLLPSAVDRDLEADADALVAGTFQAFTADMQHYRAWLADLVDQRRGRQLIAALTALLQASDTATRREVVLAHPVLLTDEADRMLQHTIEQAAQDAGPEMAAQARHCLVLLRKCREFGTDRVLPPEPPAAAPAQQPTGRALPPAVGTALLMMAGRDPLDEGRPVSPDARRDLLIEALLAFRDEDDDLAVEWRAGNLVPVRDLLTFGLANELIARPASRLDVAEAIRRYAELDRHRQTAPDLWADAQHNTALGHTLLADSRDLAELDAARAAFERALTVRTRTADPDGWATTVAALAALLFRDYPGTDPRPVDEAVAMLAAAVADPPDGIGARPLLNLRTSHATALLQRSHRGDDAALTTAFTELERLRAEVADLDDPELQTVVETNFGHALTHVAERTGRPQDRRRLLDLARSARGHAAAHGDDRLWVQTSGNLGRELAHGREWAEADAVLREAIDRAGRTGMGREWANLHGHLARVLLERTDGDHDEHVAEAVDLLNRARRDVDRTADPENWAWLAGMLAQAYRDIAGHRDTEIELLRAAIAAVPRQVHPMRWAQRVRALAGLLPPAEALVRFAEATEVLTRETHPHEWAAVQHNASLAHRELAVETGDTTHLVRAIACMRDALAIRPPDQAPIEWAQTTRLLAETLHRHDGGAVAVAEAEQLLTRALPLLRDGGRAQDVLWTAQELGEVLVTRGRWAEAVAPLREALEVRDRMYDSGLLRQSREQALARAAGLPVRTAYVLVRAGDPAAAVEALEAGRVRLLGDAMDRDPTAPAAAGVRAPEAYAAYREAARELAAAEAAAARLADRAGTGGSDDVFLRDAEQAVRVELRRTTTAFRTARAALPQTGGVRPERPGHATVYVMAAEDESVLLSTGPDGVRSVRCPGFDEAMLRRYVHGSGLTAGRFDALDECLAVLGRHVVGPLAELLRTAGATRVTLIPVGLFCALPLHAAPYRDGRCLIDDFAVGYAPSRTVRDAVHRIAEQRTGHARHGVAVVDPGSGLPAADYEARMMLEHTGVGPPVTGSAAEVLDALTDATHVHFACHGVSLVDRPLQSHLVLGGGARLALVDLLAADPARRPHRLRLVVASACQTATVETARNPDEFVGLPAGFLTAGVPCFVGTLWPAGDLPSALLNTRFYELLFDDGKPADEALGGAQRWLRDLTGAQLLDYLDGRPALAPVAETQRRFAARFPQRRFYARPEVWSPHVLIGVPIQEGPPQ
- a CDS encoding MBL fold metallo-hydrolase, whose protein sequence is MRIRLGRPDLGVHAGRFDVPAAAGAFGVTFFGVSGLLFADGTDAVMTDGFFSRPSPARVGLGRIAPDERRIATGLERLGPHAAPLRAVMAVHTHFDHVLDSPTVARRTGAALVGGESAANVGRGAGLPEDRIHVVTPGSPRRYGTFAVTFVESEHCPPDRFPGVIGAPLRPPVRAAAYRCGEAWSILVGHDSGRTALVQGSAGFVPGALDGRSAEVVFLGVGGLGASGEAYIREYWLHTVRAVGARRVVLIHWDDFFRPLDRPLRALPYAADDLDLSIRVLGDLAGRDRIGLHLPSLWRREDPWEAACGSNRRST
- a CDS encoding ArsR/SmtB family transcription factor produces the protein MSLTNPLGDLEISDPQALRALAHPVRLAILNRLQRHGPATATQLSAHVGATPSVVSWHARHLASFGLLVDWDGAPGKRERWWQAAAKGFRFTVPEDAEGQDAARMLQSVMFARAAEYPQQWLMDVEPHLDEPWRRLGGLADTRFVVTADELEQLQDAIERLIAPYARRAAADRPADARGVRLLRFALPENEDSP
- a CDS encoding LLM class flavin-dependent oxidoreductase translates to MALKFHWFLPTNGGDGRHVVGGGHGVSAGTSGRPADVAYLTQVARAAEDNGFAAALTPTGAWCEDAWLSTAMLSQTTRRLNFLVAFRPGLISPFLAAQMAGTFQNLTEGRLLLNVVTGGESHEQRMYGDHLDKDARYARCDEFLEIVRRLWAGETVNFQGEHLHVEAATLGQIPDPVPEIYFGGSSPAAGVVAAKHADVYLTWGEPPAAVAEKIAWIRGLAAEQGRSIRFGIRMHTITRDTAEEAWAEADRLLAGIDPATIAKVQQGLRQSESEGQRRMLDLHHGRTDELEIYPNVWAGVGLVRGGAGTALVGSHEQVADRIAEYASLGIEEFVLSAYPHLEGAYWFGEGVLPLLAERGLWKDERPRRRQSATSPFVTAGLATRR
- a CDS encoding MFS transporter; the encoded protein is MTAPATTVTAWSSGRFRGFWYAQTISQFGDRITEIALPLLAVTMLAATPGEVGVLTALIWLPYLFGVFVGAWVDRRSDKRRLMIVADLLRAAVLVSLPAAYLFDLVTLPQLFAVAVLTGVGAVLFGMAYPSFFVSLVPSEAYVDANSKLSLSRAASFVAGPAVGGALVQVLTAPIALVADALSFVASAVLLRRIPEPAPPAEPPTATGSTARRIREGLTLLLRDRVLRAALGCTTTVNFCTFIANTLLILFASRELGLSAGAIGIAFGAGAFGGLAGAALAPRVTRMIGLGRTAIVGVILFPAPLVLMALADGPVTAKIALLAAAEFVSSVGVMLMDINLNALITKVTPDHARGRIAGAYSTVNYGIRPLGALIGGWLGTAIGLRPTLAVAGLAGVCAAFWLLASPVRRIASLESMGR